The genomic window CTCCTTTCATCAATCTCTTTCCAAACAACTTTGTGAACTTGAACTCGCTTGCGTTCCATCGTCAAAAATGGCCGAATTTAAATGGCAATTAAGCAAATAAAATTGTTTTAAATTAATTTTTATTTAATTTTGCGTTATGCCTGTTGGCATAACGCGCTCCAACTGATAAAAATGGTACCTATTTTGTTAATCCAAATGGCAGAAAAATGATGAAAAATAGCCAAACACTGGTTGTTAAGCTTGGAACTAGTGTATTGACAGGGGGTTCCCGCCAATTAAATCAAGCACATATTGTTGAATTAGTTAGACAATGTGCACAGCAATATGAAAAAGGGCATCGTATAATTATTGTCACATCGGGCGCAATTGCTGCTGGGCGTGAACATTTAAACTATCCTGAACTTCCCGCAACGATAGCTTCTAAACAGTTACTTGCCGCTGTAGGTCAAAGCCGCTTAATCCAATTATGGGAACGTCTGTTTTCTATTTATGGGATTCATATTGGGCAAATGCTATTAACCCGAGCAGACCTTGAAGACCGCGAACGTTTTTTAAATGCGCGTGATACTTTACAAGCATTATTAGATAACGGAATTGTACCTGTCATTAATGAAAATGATGCAGTTGCAACCGCAGAAATTAAAGTTGGTGATAATGACAACTTATCCGCTTTGGCCGCTATTTTAGGTGATGCAGATAAACTGTTACTCCTGACTGATATTGAAGGCTTATATGATGCTGATCCGCGCAGTAACCCAGAGGCTAAATTAATTCCCGAAGTTTATGGTATTAATGATGAGCTACGCGAAATGGCTGGCGGAAGTGTGACAGGGCTTGGCACTGGTGGCATGGCGACTAAATTGCAAGCCGCTGATGTTGCTGGGCGAGCAGGAATTGATGTTATTATTGCCGCGGGTAATAAGCCTGACGTGATT from Providencia sneebia DSM 19967 includes these protein-coding regions:
- the proB gene encoding glutamate 5-kinase, coding for MKNSQTLVVKLGTSVLTGGSRQLNQAHIVELVRQCAQQYEKGHRIIIVTSGAIAAGREHLNYPELPATIASKQLLAAVGQSRLIQLWERLFSIYGIHIGQMLLTRADLEDRERFLNARDTLQALLDNGIVPVINENDAVATAEIKVGDNDNLSALAAILGDADKLLLLTDIEGLYDADPRSNPEAKLIPEVYGINDELREMAGGSVTGLGTGGMATKLQAADVAGRAGIDVIIAAGNKPDVINAVIEDIPVGTRFYGQKNPMENRKRWIFGAPAAGDIYIDDGAQLAIVEKGSSLLPKGIKKIEGDFSRGAVIRIRNMAGKDLAHGVSHYNSDALRMIAGHHSQEISQILGYEHGSVAVHRDDMIVG